The following proteins come from a genomic window of Lycium ferocissimum isolate CSIRO_LF1 chromosome 4, AGI_CSIRO_Lferr_CH_V1, whole genome shotgun sequence:
- the LOC132054279 gene encoding uncharacterized protein LOC132054279, whose amino-acid sequence MGLPDCLQDSDWDFTLQASFRKACHLPVELEHKAMWALKKLNMNWEEATKLRLFQLNEMDEFRYQAYESAALYKERMKQYHDKKILKREFYKGDPVLLFNSRLKLLSGKLKSRWSSPFEVVSVSPHGAIELKSEDGTRTFKVNRQRVKHYHDMIVGDRIVDRYRLKHLGTNADAANPNQEF is encoded by the exons atgggcttaCCGGACTGCCTTCAAGACTCCGATTGGGACTTCACCCTTCAAGCTAGTTTTCGGAAGGCGTGTCACCTGCCagttgaacttgaacataaggccatgtgggccttgaagaaattgaacatgAATTGGGAAGAAGCGACCAAACTCAGGTTGTTTCAGCTtaatgagatggatgagttcCGCTATCAGGCATATGAAAGTGCAGCGCTATACAAAGAGAGGATGAAGCAATATCATGACAAGAAAATCCTGAAGCGGGAATTCTACAAGGGTGACCCCGTCTTGCTGTTTAATTCTAGATTGAAGCTGCTTTCGGGCAAATTGAAATCACGGTGGTCAAGTCCTTTTGAAGTGGTAAGTGTATCACCCCATGGAGCTATTGAATTGAAGTCCGAAGACggaactcggacatttaaggtgaacAGGCAAAGGGTGAAGCACTACCATGATATGATTGTGGGAGATAGAATTGTGGACCGATATCGGTTGAAGCACCTTGGGACGAATGCTGACGCGGCGAATCCCAACCAAGA gttttag